Proteins co-encoded in one Streptomyces sp. NBC_01283 genomic window:
- a CDS encoding LLM class flavin-dependent oxidoreductase yields MQFGIFTVGDVTPDPTDGRTPSEHERIKAMVAIALKAEEVGLDVFATGEHHNPPFVPSSPTTMLGHIAARTEKLILSTSTTLITTNDPVKIAEDYAMLQHLADGRVDLMLGRGNTGPVYPWFGQDIRRGIDLAKENYTLLRRLWREDIVDWEGTFRTPLQSFTSTPRPLDGVPPFVWHGSIRSPEIAEQAAFYGDGFFHNNIFWPADHTRRMVQLYRRRFAHHGHGRPQDAVVGLGGQVFMRKNSQDAVNEFRPYFDNAPVYGHGPSLEDFTEQTPLTVGSPQQVIERTLSFRESVGDYQRQLFLMDHAGLPLKTVLEQLDILGEEVVPVLRREFAEGRPADVPEAPTHASLRAVREVSAA; encoded by the coding sequence ATGCAGTTCGGCATCTTCACCGTCGGGGACGTGACCCCCGACCCCACCGACGGTCGCACCCCGTCGGAACACGAGCGCATCAAGGCGATGGTCGCCATCGCCCTCAAGGCAGAGGAAGTCGGCCTCGACGTCTTCGCGACGGGCGAGCACCACAACCCGCCGTTCGTCCCGTCGTCGCCGACGACCATGCTCGGCCACATCGCCGCCCGCACCGAGAAGCTGATCCTGTCCACGTCCACGACGCTGATCACCACCAACGACCCGGTGAAGATCGCCGAGGACTACGCGATGCTCCAGCACCTGGCCGACGGCCGGGTCGACCTCATGCTGGGGCGCGGCAACACCGGTCCGGTCTACCCGTGGTTCGGACAGGACATCCGTCGGGGCATCGACCTCGCCAAGGAGAATTACACGCTGCTGCGCCGGCTGTGGCGCGAGGACATCGTGGACTGGGAGGGCACGTTCCGTACGCCGCTCCAGTCCTTCACGTCGACACCCCGGCCCCTGGACGGCGTCCCGCCCTTCGTCTGGCACGGATCCATCAGATCCCCCGAAATCGCGGAGCAGGCCGCCTTCTACGGTGACGGCTTCTTCCACAACAACATCTTCTGGCCGGCCGACCACACCAGGCGCATGGTGCAGCTCTACCGGCGCCGGTTCGCGCACCACGGCCACGGCCGGCCTCAGGACGCCGTCGTCGGCCTGGGCGGACAGGTCTTCATGCGCAAGAACTCCCAGGACGCCGTGAACGAGTTCCGTCCCTACTTCGACAACGCTCCCGTGTACGGGCACGGCCCGTCGCTGGAGGACTTCACCGAGCAGACCCCGCTGACGGTGGGCTCTCCTCAGCAGGTCATCGAGCGGACCCTGTCGTTCCGGGAGAGCGTCGGCGACTATCAGCGCCAGCTGTTCCTGATGGACCACGCGGGCCTGCCCCTGAAGACCGTCCTTGAACAGCTGGACATCCTCGGCGAAGAGGTCGTGCCCGTGCTGCGGAGGGAATTCGCCGAGGGGCGACCGGCCGATGTGCCGGAGGCTCCCACGCACGCGTCCCTGCGAGCCGTCCGGGAGGTGTCCGCCGCATGA
- a CDS encoding AAA family ATPase, whose translation MSVNRVTTRTVPGDLDRVRASPHGRDAELAFIEARLDALDRGEGGIIRVQGPVGIGRSRVLAEAAAAAGRRGTRVFEGAAAPGERFAPLGPLLDGLLSGEEPLSGAVRLRDLATTPGRRFWLLQELGDRLRETARNGPLLVVLDDLQWCDDLTLLTFNTLAAGLSSHAILWLVAVRGGSVPSGVRTTLDRIRRAGAHELALGTLDERATAGITEDVLGAAPDPDVLRVVRRAEGVPQLLVELLGPLREAVTIENGTARLSAGPPAPRELPSVVRRLDQLSDEARELVQTVAAVGGPVTIALLAELLGRSSAALITAVRESLDADLLAEDGDHLAFRHDLIREAVEVGLPLALRRAGHDRAAEPPPGSVAFPAECPGSSAGRAGPEDATEADRLRTAAAELAVTAPGLAAERSLKALELTTADAPERPRVVAETIPLLWQTGRAAQARELGAAALATGGLGPEDEARIRLALARLAVLFDFSEAIRQARAGAALPGTPVDVRGRLLAMLAVGLSMSGEHSAAEQVATQAWETAAAAGDRSAEATLTTVRSAVSFHRMDLTEAFRQAERAAALADALGVSTSLWVPEALWHALLSNTTGRSAEALAAAEDGIRITGEQGRTAATRMWLMTRSRILLEAGRLADARADAEAASATADDPGPGNLADVTLRYVMMRVALHTGDRQTARAYAAQARRMRSDDAPVVRHFGSWMLALMADFEGRPDRAMAELDEMMTSPAADRPAYAGLVDPADAPVLVRLALRAGAHERAAQAVTLAERLAALNPRLRLLAATAAHARGLLDNDLAPLVRAVRLYEDCPRPLARASALEDAGRKLAATRRSEAVPYFDTALALYARAGAERDVARVRRRLRAAGVRRRPSTTGLSGAWPELTAAEIRVIRLVARGLTNQQVAEHLSLSPHTVGSHLRRAFTKLDITSRVALTRLVKKRDSGE comes from the coding sequence ATGAGCGTGAACCGAGTGACGACGAGGACCGTGCCCGGCGACCTCGATCGTGTACGGGCTTCCCCCCACGGCAGGGACGCCGAACTGGCGTTCATCGAGGCGCGGCTCGACGCGCTCGACCGGGGCGAAGGCGGGATCATCCGCGTCCAAGGCCCCGTCGGCATCGGCAGGTCCAGGGTCCTCGCGGAGGCCGCGGCAGCCGCGGGGCGGCGCGGAACGAGGGTGTTCGAAGGAGCGGCGGCCCCGGGCGAACGGTTCGCGCCGCTCGGCCCGCTCCTCGACGGTCTGCTCTCCGGCGAGGAACCGCTGTCGGGCGCCGTCCGCCTCAGGGACCTCGCCACGACACCCGGCCGGCGCTTCTGGCTGCTCCAGGAACTGGGGGACCGCTTGAGGGAGACGGCCCGGAACGGCCCCCTGCTCGTCGTCCTCGACGACCTCCAGTGGTGCGACGACCTGACCCTTCTCACCTTCAACACCCTCGCGGCCGGACTCTCGTCGCACGCCATCCTGTGGCTGGTCGCCGTGCGCGGCGGCAGCGTGCCGTCGGGAGTGCGCACGACCCTGGACAGGATCCGGCGGGCAGGCGCACACGAGCTGGCGCTGGGAACGCTCGACGAGCGGGCGACCGCGGGGATCACCGAGGACGTCCTCGGTGCCGCTCCCGACCCGGACGTCCTCCGCGTCGTCCGCCGCGCCGAAGGGGTCCCGCAGCTGCTGGTCGAGCTGCTCGGCCCGCTGCGGGAGGCGGTGACGATCGAGAACGGCACGGCCAGGCTGTCGGCCGGACCCCCCGCCCCACGGGAACTCCCCTCTGTCGTGCGCCGCCTCGACCAGCTGTCCGACGAGGCACGGGAGCTGGTCCAGACAGTGGCAGCCGTGGGCGGCCCGGTCACCATCGCGCTGCTGGCCGAACTGCTCGGCAGGTCCTCGGCGGCGCTCATCACCGCGGTGCGGGAATCCCTCGACGCCGATCTGCTCGCCGAAGACGGCGATCACCTCGCCTTCCGCCACGACCTGATCCGCGAGGCGGTGGAAGTCGGACTCCCCCTGGCCCTGCGACGGGCCGGGCACGACCGGGCCGCCGAGCCGCCGCCGGGGAGCGTGGCCTTCCCCGCCGAGTGTCCCGGGTCGTCGGCCGGGAGGGCGGGGCCGGAAGACGCGACGGAGGCCGACCGGCTGCGCACCGCCGCGGCGGAACTCGCGGTCACCGCTCCGGGACTTGCCGCGGAACGGAGCCTCAAGGCCCTCGAACTCACCACCGCGGATGCCCCGGAGCGGCCGCGGGTCGTCGCCGAGACGATCCCGCTGCTCTGGCAGACGGGCCGGGCCGCCCAAGCGCGTGAGCTGGGGGCCGCCGCCCTGGCGACCGGCGGTCTCGGACCGGAGGACGAGGCGCGCATACGCCTTGCCCTGGCACGCCTCGCCGTACTGTTCGACTTCTCCGAGGCGATCCGGCAGGCCCGCGCAGGGGCAGCACTGCCCGGGACACCCGTGGATGTCAGGGGACGGCTGCTCGCCATGCTCGCCGTGGGCCTGTCGATGTCGGGCGAGCACTCGGCGGCCGAGCAGGTCGCCACGCAGGCGTGGGAGACCGCGGCGGCAGCGGGGGACCGGTCCGCCGAGGCCACGCTGACGACGGTCCGCTCCGCCGTGAGTTTCCACCGCATGGACTTGACCGAGGCGTTCCGGCAGGCCGAGCGGGCCGCCGCGCTGGCCGACGCCCTGGGCGTCAGCACCTCGCTGTGGGTTCCCGAGGCCTTGTGGCACGCTCTCCTGTCGAACACCACCGGACGCTCGGCGGAGGCGCTCGCCGCCGCGGAGGACGGCATCCGGATCACCGGGGAGCAGGGCCGGACGGCGGCCACCCGTATGTGGCTCATGACCCGCTCCCGCATCCTCCTGGAGGCCGGACGGCTGGCGGACGCCCGAGCGGACGCCGAAGCCGCGTCCGCGACGGCCGACGATCCAGGGCCCGGCAACCTCGCCGATGTCACGCTCCGGTACGTGATGATGCGCGTCGCCCTCCACACCGGCGACCGGCAGACCGCACGGGCGTACGCGGCGCAGGCGCGGCGCATGCGGAGCGACGACGCCCCCGTAGTCCGGCACTTCGGCTCCTGGATGCTGGCACTGATGGCCGACTTCGAAGGCCGGCCCGACCGTGCCATGGCCGAACTCGACGAGATGATGACGTCACCCGCCGCGGACCGGCCGGCCTACGCCGGCTTGGTCGACCCCGCCGACGCCCCGGTCCTCGTCCGCCTGGCGCTGCGTGCCGGCGCGCACGAACGGGCCGCGCAGGCAGTCACCCTGGCCGAGCGACTGGCCGCGCTCAACCCGCGCCTCAGGCTGCTCGCCGCCACCGCCGCGCACGCCCGCGGGCTCCTGGACAACGACCTCGCCCCTCTCGTACGCGCCGTCCGGTTGTACGAGGACTGCCCTCGGCCGTTGGCCCGGGCGTCGGCACTGGAGGACGCCGGACGCAAGCTGGCGGCCACCCGCAGGTCCGAAGCGGTGCCGTACTTCGACACGGCCCTCGCGCTCTACGCGCGAGCGGGCGCCGAGCGGGACGTCGCACGCGTCCGCCGGCGCCTCCGGGCAGCCGGTGTCCGCCGTCGGCCCTCGACGACCGGACTCTCCGGTGCGTGGCCCGAGCT
- a CDS encoding FMN reductase: protein MKLTVVSAGLSTPSSTRLLADRLAEAARDELAARGQAPSTEVVELRELAGDIADHLVTGFPPPRLSAAIDTVTTADGLIVVTPVFAASYSGLFKSFFDVIDPDALSGKPVLAAATGGTARHSLVLEHAVRPLFAYLRAVVVPTAVFAASEDWGSGGDEYTHGLPGRVHRAGAELATLMAARPAGAEPEDDVTVLERQLADLRFD, encoded by the coding sequence ATGAAGCTGACCGTCGTCTCCGCGGGGCTGAGTACCCCCTCCTCCACCCGCCTGCTCGCGGACCGGCTGGCCGAGGCGGCCCGCGACGAACTCGCCGCCCGGGGGCAGGCGCCGTCGACCGAGGTCGTGGAGTTGCGGGAACTGGCCGGCGACATCGCCGACCACCTCGTGACCGGCTTTCCGCCGCCGCGGCTGAGCGCCGCGATCGACACGGTGACGACGGCCGACGGCCTGATCGTGGTGACCCCCGTGTTCGCGGCTTCCTACAGCGGTCTCTTCAAGTCCTTCTTCGACGTGATCGATCCAGACGCCCTCTCCGGGAAGCCGGTCCTGGCCGCGGCGACGGGCGGCACCGCCCGCCACTCCCTGGTCCTTGAGCACGCCGTGCGCCCGCTCTTCGCCTATCTCCGTGCCGTCGTCGTCCCCACCGCCGTGTTCGCGGCCTCCGAGGACTGGGGCTCGGGCGGCGACGAGTACACCCACGGCCTGCCCGGCCGCGTCCACCGGGCGGGCGCCGAGCTCGCCACGCTCATGGCGGCGCGCCCGGCCGGTGCAGAGCCCGAGGACGACGTCACCGTCCTCGAACGGCAACTCGCCGACCTGCGCTTCGACTGA